In Pseudomonas fluorescens NCIMB 11764, a single window of DNA contains:
- a CDS encoding aminotransferase class V-fold PLP-dependent enzyme, translated as MNKRPLYFDYAATTPVDERVILVMVECLGFSGNFGNPASSSHAFGQQARQTVEQARQQVAELVGAQANQIVWTSGATESNNLALKGVAQARGVSGGHVITSQIEHKAILDTAKQLQDAGVAVTYLVPDEEGLITAQAVSEAMREDTFLVSLMLVNNELGTVNDIAAIGEVVRARDALFHVDAAQGAGKVAIDLTRLPVDLMSFSAHKIYGPKGIGALYVGPRAQPRLQAQIHGGGHEGGLRSGTLATHQIAAMGEAFALAAQLFDEEKTRIARLRERLLEPLLTIPGVRLNGSATQRIPHTLSLTFNEGDFNPAALSASIAFSATSACNSASNAPSHVLLALGHDARSASRTIRLSLGRFTTEQDIDQAVHLITAACTSAPAFWQ; from the coding sequence ATGAATAAACGTCCGTTGTATTTCGACTACGCCGCCACCACGCCGGTGGATGAGCGGGTCATCCTGGTCATGGTCGAATGTCTGGGTTTTTCCGGCAACTTCGGCAACCCGGCGTCCAGCTCCCACGCGTTCGGCCAGCAGGCCCGGCAAACGGTCGAGCAGGCGCGGCAGCAGGTGGCCGAACTGGTCGGCGCGCAAGCAAATCAGATCGTCTGGACCTCCGGCGCCACCGAATCGAACAACCTCGCCCTCAAGGGCGTGGCCCAGGCCCGGGGCGTATCCGGTGGCCATGTCATCACCAGCCAGATTGAACACAAGGCGATTCTCGACACGGCGAAGCAGTTGCAGGACGCGGGCGTCGCAGTGACGTATCTGGTGCCGGACGAGGAAGGTCTGATCACCGCGCAAGCCGTCAGCGAGGCGATGCGCGAGGACACCTTTCTGGTGTCGCTGATGCTGGTCAACAACGAGCTGGGCACGGTCAATGACATCGCGGCGATCGGCGAAGTGGTGCGTGCCCGCGATGCGTTGTTCCATGTCGACGCCGCTCAGGGCGCAGGGAAAGTGGCGATTGACCTGACGCGGTTGCCGGTGGACCTGATGTCGTTTTCGGCGCACAAGATCTACGGCCCCAAAGGCATCGGCGCGTTGTATGTCGGTCCTCGCGCGCAGCCGCGTTTACAGGCGCAGATTCACGGCGGCGGCCACGAGGGCGGTTTGCGCTCCGGTACGTTGGCGACTCATCAGATTGCCGCCATGGGCGAGGCCTTCGCGTTGGCGGCGCAACTGTTCGATGAAGAGAAAACCAGGATCGCGCGTCTGCGTGAACGCCTGCTGGAACCGTTGCTGACCATTCCCGGCGTTCGCCTCAACGGCAGCGCCACCCAGCGCATTCCCCATACCCTGAGCCTGACCTTCAACGAAGGCGATTTCAACCCGGCGGCATTGAGCGCCTCGATCGCCTTTTCCGCGACTTCGGCCTGCAACTCCGCCAGTAATGCGCCATCCCACGTGCTGCTGGCCCTGGGGCATGACGCTCGTTCGGCAAGTCGCACCATTCGCCTGAGCCTGGGCCGGTTTACCACCGAACAGGATATCGACCAGGCGGTACATCTGATCACAGCCGCCTGCACCAGTGCTCCGGCATTCTGGCAGTAG
- a CDS encoding aminopeptidase P family protein has product MSTQPSINGSVPERLAHTRELMSREGIHALLVPSADPHLSEYLPGYWQGRQWLSGFHGSVGTLIVTPDFAGVWADSRYWEQATKELKGSGIELVKLQPGQPGPLDWLAEQTPEGGVVAVDGAVMAVASARTLGGKLEERGARLRTDIDLLSQVWSDRPTLPNEPIYQHLPPQATVSRGEKLANLREVLKERGADWHFIATLDDIAWLFNLRGGDVSFNPVFVSFALISQQQATLFVALGKVSAELRAILEQDGVTLRDYSEVADALRAVPSGASLQVDPARVTAGLLDNLDSGVKLVEGLNPTTLAKSQKSLADAEHIRKAMEQDGAALCEFFAWLESAWGRERITELTIDEHLTAARTRRPDYVSLSFNTIAAFNANGAMPHYHATEEEHAVIEGDGLLLIDSGGQYLGGTTDITRMVPVGTPTDEQKRDCTRVLKGVIALSRAQFPRGILSPLLDSIARAPIWAESVDYGHGTGHGVGYFLNVHEGPQVIAYQAAAAPQTAMQPGMITSIEPGTYRPGRWGVRIENLVLNREAGKSEFGEFLKFETLTLCPIDTRCLEPALLTADEKQWFNAYHAEVRERLSPLLDGAALEWLNTRTAAI; this is encoded by the coding sequence ATGAGTACGCAGCCTTCGATCAATGGATCGGTGCCCGAGCGCCTGGCGCACACCCGCGAGCTGATGAGCCGGGAGGGTATCCATGCCCTGCTGGTGCCGTCGGCCGATCCGCACCTGTCTGAATATCTGCCCGGTTACTGGCAAGGGCGGCAATGGTTGTCGGGTTTTCACGGCTCGGTCGGCACGCTGATCGTGACGCCGGATTTCGCCGGCGTCTGGGCGGACAGCCGTTATTGGGAGCAAGCGACCAAAGAGCTCAAGGGCAGCGGCATTGAGCTGGTCAAGCTGCAACCGGGGCAACCAGGCCCGCTGGACTGGCTGGCCGAGCAAACCCCTGAAGGCGGTGTCGTCGCGGTGGACGGTGCGGTGATGGCCGTGGCTTCGGCGCGTACGCTGGGGGGCAAACTCGAAGAGCGCGGCGCCCGACTGCGTACCGACATCGATCTGTTGAGCCAAGTCTGGAGCGATCGTCCGACGCTGCCGAACGAGCCGATCTATCAGCACCTGCCGCCTCAGGCGACGGTCAGCCGTGGCGAAAAACTCGCCAACCTGCGCGAGGTGTTGAAAGAGCGGGGCGCCGATTGGCATTTCATCGCCACCCTCGACGACATCGCCTGGCTGTTCAACCTGCGCGGCGGCGATGTGTCGTTCAATCCGGTATTCGTTTCATTTGCGCTGATCAGCCAGCAACAGGCCACCCTGTTCGTGGCGCTGGGCAAAGTCAGCGCCGAGCTACGCGCGATCCTCGAACAGGACGGCGTAACCCTGCGCGACTACAGTGAAGTGGCCGACGCGTTGCGCGCGGTACCGAGCGGCGCGAGCCTGCAAGTCGATCCGGCGCGTGTCACGGCTGGCCTGCTGGACAACCTGGACAGCGGTGTAAAACTGGTTGAAGGCCTGAACCCGACGACACTGGCCAAATCGCAGAAAAGCCTGGCCGATGCCGAGCACATCCGCAAGGCCATGGAACAGGATGGTGCGGCGCTGTGCGAATTCTTCGCCTGGCTGGAGTCGGCGTGGGGCCGCGAGCGCATCACCGAGCTGACCATCGACGAACACCTGACCGCTGCGCGTACCCGTCGTCCGGACTATGTGTCGCTGAGTTTCAACACCATTGCCGCGTTCAACGCCAATGGTGCGATGCCGCATTACCACGCAACCGAAGAAGAGCATGCGGTGATCGAAGGCGACGGTCTGTTGCTGATCGACTCCGGCGGCCAATACCTGGGCGGCACCACCGACATCACGCGGATGGTACCGGTCGGTACGCCGACGGATGAGCAGAAGCGCGATTGCACCCGCGTGTTGAAAGGTGTGATTGCATTGTCCCGTGCGCAATTCCCTCGGGGTATCTTGTCGCCGTTGCTGGATTCCATCGCCCGTGCGCCGATCTGGGCGGAAAGCGTCGATTACGGTCACGGCACCGGGCACGGCGTGGGCTACTTCCTCAACGTTCACGAAGGCCCGCAAGTCATTGCCTATCAAGCTGCGGCGGCACCGCAAACCGCGATGCAGCCGGGCATGATCACCTCCATCGAACCGGGCACTTACCGTCCGGGCCGCTGGGGTGTGCGGATCGAGAACCTGGTGTTGAACCGTGAAGCGGGCAAGAGCGAGTTCGGTGAGTTCCTGAAATTCGAAACCCTGACCCTGTGCCCGATCGACACCCGTTGCCTCGAGCCGGCGCTGCTGACGGCGGACGAAAAACAATGGTTCAACGCGTATCACGCCGAAGTGCGCGAGCGCTTGAGCCCGTTGCTCGACGGCGCAGCGCTTGAGTGGTTGAACACTCGAACCGCCGCTATCTGA
- a CDS encoding LysR family transcriptional regulator has translation MRNPVDKLTAMAIFVRVVERGSFSAVAREMQTSQPTISKVLKALETELGGKLIARSTRQLSLTDEGQRYYNECRQILAAVDAAEHSFQSGRERIAGHLRIGSSVSFGRLQIAPRLAEFLKHHPGIDIDLQLSDQNQDLVREGLDVTFRIGELHDSGLIARHVGTTYRVTVAAPDYLKQHGEPRSPEELSGHNCLQFNLLNSQNLWVYEKDAQRHEVRIKGNAQSNNSEAIREMVLGGLGIALSPVWLFSEDLKTGRVTAILPNYVAQSLPIHAVSPANRRQSARVKAFVDYMSQALEAAPELRPIR, from the coding sequence ATGAGAAACCCTGTGGATAAACTCACTGCAATGGCGATCTTCGTCCGGGTCGTCGAACGCGGCAGCTTTTCTGCCGTTGCCCGAGAGATGCAGACCAGCCAGCCCACCATCAGCAAAGTCTTGAAAGCGCTGGAAACCGAACTGGGTGGAAAACTGATTGCCCGCAGCACCCGTCAGCTTTCCCTGACCGATGAAGGTCAGCGTTACTACAACGAATGTCGACAAATCCTCGCGGCCGTCGATGCGGCGGAACACAGCTTCCAGTCCGGCAGAGAGCGCATCGCCGGTCACCTGCGCATCGGTTCCTCGGTGAGTTTCGGGCGCTTGCAGATTGCCCCGCGCCTGGCGGAATTTCTGAAACACCATCCCGGCATCGACATTGACCTGCAACTGAGTGATCAAAACCAGGACCTGGTCCGCGAAGGGCTGGATGTCACGTTCAGAATCGGCGAACTGCACGACAGCGGCCTGATCGCCCGCCACGTCGGCACCACGTATCGAGTGACCGTCGCAGCGCCGGACTACCTCAAGCAGCACGGCGAACCGCGATCACCGGAAGAACTGAGCGGGCACAACTGCCTGCAGTTCAACCTGCTGAACAGCCAGAACCTGTGGGTTTATGAGAAAGATGCCCAGCGCCACGAAGTGCGGATCAAAGGCAACGCACAAAGCAACAACTCGGAGGCTATCCGCGAGATGGTGTTGGGGGGACTGGGGATTGCACTGTCGCCGGTGTGGTTGTTCAGCGAGGATCTGAAAACCGGGCGAGTGACGGCGATTCTGCCGAACTACGTTGCGCAGTCGCTGCCGATCCATGCCGTGTCCCCGGCGAATCGTCGCCAATCCGCCAGGGTCAAAGCCTTTGTCGACTATATGAGTCAAGCGCTGGAAGCAGCGCCTGAACTCAGGCCGATCAGATAG
- a CDS encoding LysE family translocator, with product MTLSLDLLLGFALFALVTSITPGPNNTMLLASGVNFGFNRTIPHMLGITCGFFVLVVAVGFGLGAVFQTYPLFYTVLRYVGAAYLLYLAWKIAHSGPVSDGGHGESKPISYLGAAAFQWVNPKAWIMAIGAISTYTPMQGYFTNVLVIAAVFALINLPSVGVWAACGTLLRNVLKDRRWLRLFNWGMAALLVVSLYPLLLESFS from the coding sequence ATGACGCTCTCGCTCGACCTGCTGCTGGGTTTTGCCCTGTTTGCCCTCGTCACCTCCATCACTCCCGGCCCGAACAACACCATGTTGCTGGCATCGGGCGTGAACTTCGGCTTTAACCGCACCATTCCCCATATGCTTGGGATTACCTGCGGCTTCTTCGTGCTCGTCGTGGCAGTCGGTTTCGGCCTGGGCGCAGTGTTTCAAACCTATCCGTTGTTCTATACCGTTTTGCGTTACGTTGGAGCCGCGTATTTGTTGTACCTGGCGTGGAAAATCGCGCATTCCGGGCCGGTGTCCGACGGCGGGCATGGGGAGAGCAAACCCATCAGTTACCTCGGCGCCGCAGCTTTCCAGTGGGTCAATCCCAAGGCGTGGATCATGGCCATCGGTGCGATCAGCACCTACACGCCGATGCAGGGCTATTTCACCAATGTGCTTGTGATTGCAGCGGTCTTTGCCCTGATCAACCTGCCGAGCGTCGGTGTCTGGGCGGCGTGCGGCACGTTGTTGCGCAACGTGCTCAAGGACCGTCGCTGGTTGCGCCTGTTCAACTGGGGCATGGCCGCGCTGCTGGTGGTTTCGCTGTATCCGTTGTTGCTCGAAAGCTTTAGCTGA